AATTTGATTCAATAAACGTTAACCTAAATAATCTCATTATGGCAAATACTTACACCCAACTCTACGTGCAACTTATCTTCGCTGTACAAGGCAGATTAAATCTTATTCATGAAAATATCCGCGACGAATTGGAAAAATACATGTGTGGAATTGTAAAAAATAATAAATCCAAGGCTCTCGCTTTATTTTGTAACCCGGATCACGTTCATTTCCTTATCGGATTACATCCGACAATGTCTGTATCCGACATGGTAAGAGAAATCAAATCCAACTCTACATCTTTTATAAATGATAAAAAATGGATTATGGGAAAATTTTGCTGGCAGGATGGCTTCAGTGCCTTTACATATTCCAAATCGCAAATAGATGCAGTATCAAAATATATTCTCGATCAGCCTCAACATCATAAGAAAAAAACATTCAGAGAAGAATATCTTGATTTATTAAAAAAATGGGAAATGCAATACGATGATCGATATGTTTTTGATTTCTATGATTAATTGAATGACTCCTCAACCTAACCATTTTGTAATCCGCGTGTACGGGTTGGTGCTAAACAAAACGGCACAAATTTTGTTAAGTGATGAATATTTGTTTAACCAACGAATGACAAAATTTCCCGGGGGAGGGTTGGAATTCGGAGAAGGACCTGAAGATTGCATCCGTCGGGAAGCTATAGAAGAATTCGGACAGGAAATAGAAATCATTCAGCATTTTTATACAACAGGCTTTTATCAGCCTGCATTGTTCTTTGAAAATCACCAGTTGCTCAGCATCTATTATATCATTAAATTCAGGGAAAAACCTTTGTTCCGAATCTCTGAAAAACATTTCGATTTCAATGAAATAAACGGTAGTCAGTCTTTCCGCTGGGCATCACTGGACGAATTAACTGAAGAGGATCTTACATTCCCCGTCGATCGTTATGTGCTTAACTTACTGAAAGAAAATCATAGGGAAAACATAAGTCGTTGGGGTCATATTTAAGAATCTTTAAAATTTCACTTTTGCGTTTTCAAACAATATTTATTTATATTTACGAAAAGTCAGGATCCAATTTTACATTAACCTTTAAATTGAAACTAATGAGCTTAGCTTATAAAAAATTCGCAGCATTGTTCGTTCTGGTAGCAGGCCTGTGTATGGGCACTTTTGCACAGGATAAAACGGAGGCAATAAACTTATTTAACCAGGGCGTTGAGCAAATGAAAGCCAATGATCCCAATGCAGTGAACACATTCGAAAAAGTGGTCGCTATATGTGATCAGATTGGTGATTCGGCACAGGATGTAAAATCCAAAGCTATTACCGTTATCCCTGACCTCTATTATAAAAAGGCTTATAACCTTCTGATGACGGACAAAAAAGTGAATGAATCGCTTCAAGCTTCCAAAACCACTCTTGCAATGGCCGATAAATACCAGGATCCGAATGTAAAGGAAAGCACTCAGAAGCTGATGATACAGGCTTATACTTCAATGGCCGCCAATTACGGTCAAACTAAGGAATATGATAAGGCAGTTCTGGCATGCGACAGTATCCTGGCTATCAATCCTGATCACACCCCGACACTTTATAACAAGGCATTAATGCTCAGAGGCCTTGATAAAGGACCTGAATTTGAGCAGACAATCGACCTGTATCTTTCCAAAATTCAGGGTGATGCTGCAAAGACTGAACAGGCTAACAAAGTGGCCCGTGATTATTTCAGGGTTGCCGGTGGAAAAGCCAATAAGGACAATAAGCTGAATGACGCTGTTACTCTTTTGACCAAAGCATCCAAATACGGTGAAGACAATAATCTCTATTACCAGTTTGCCAGCGTTTATAATAAACAGAAAAAGTTTGAACTCGCTGCAACCAACGCACAGAAAGGTCTTGATATGGATGCCGCTGCCACCCCAGAGAATAAGGCAAAATACTATTATGAGCTCGGTACTGCCCAGGCCGGATTAGGCAAAACAAGCGATGCATGCCAGTCGCTTACCAATGCCATGTATGGTCCGTTCCTTAACGCTGCCAAAGGCCAGAAAACGAATCTGAAATGCCCGCAGTAATCATCAATTGATATTTACATGCGAAAGCGTGAAGGTCTCCTTCACGCTTTCGTTTTTTATTTATTTTTGCGTACCTAATAAAACATGGAAATCATCGGACTAATACCGGCAGGAGGACTCGCGAAGAGAATGGGCAGAATCCCCTGCAGCAAGGAGATCTTTCCGTTTGTCAGTTCGAACGGAGAGGTCACTGTGGCTTCCTTGAATCTGATCCGTTATTTTAAAAATGCAGGAATAACTTCATTATATTATATCCTTGGAAAAGGCAAATGGGACATACCTGAATATTTCGGGTCGGGTTCAACCGATGGTGTTGACCTGGGTTATCTTATTGCATCTCTGCCCTTCGGAACCCCCTTTACACTTGACCAGGCTTATCCATTTGTAAAAAACTCTGCTGTTGCACTGGGTTTCCCCGATATTCTTATTGAGCCGGAAGATGCCTTCAGCGTGATGAAAAATCGCTTCTCTGCTGAAGAAACAGATATCCTGCTTGGCGTCGTCCCTTCAGCGGAATACCTCAAATCGGACATGCTTGAATTTGATGAGAATAATAAGATAAAAGCTCTTATAATCAAACAAAAAAGGCCTGATCTCAAATTCAGCTGGTTCGGCGCTATCTGGAGCCCCATTTTCACAGAGTTTCTTCATCAATTTCTTGCCGGTTTTCTTAAAAGGAATCCTTCCGGGAAATTTGATCCGGGAGCCGGTACGGAGAGAGAATTATTCATCGGCGATGTAATACAGGCTGCCATCGATAACCACCTCAGGATTGATTATCATATGTTCGGTGACGGAAGATACACTGACATCGGAACTCCTGAAGCAATACGCGACTATATCCTATGAAAGCAGTGATTCTTGCGGGTGGTAAAGGAACCAGGTTGGGTGAGTTCACCCGTGAAATTCCAAAGCCTATGATACCCATAGGTAATAAACCGCTTCTTCATCACCAGGTTGATTTGCTTGTTCAGAATGGCATTACCGATATTATCATTCTTGTCAATTACCTTAAAGACCCCATCATGAGCTATTTCAGCGATGGTTCTTCTTTCGGCGCCCGGATTACTTATTACGAAGAAAAGGAACCTCTTGGAACTACAGGAGGCATCAGGGAAATAGAGCACTTATTGACAGAAGACTACCTTGTCCTCTACGGAGATGTGATGGTGAACATGGACATCACAAGGTTGATAAACTTTCATAGTCAGCGCAAAAGTGAATGCACGCTGGTTCTTCATCCAAATGATCACCCGTTCGACAGCGACCTTGTCGAGACGGATCCAACTGACCGGGTAATCGCCTTTCATCCTAAACCCCATAATAAGGGTGAATGGTATCATAATCTTGTAAATGCAGGTGTTTATGTATTTTCACCTGCTATCCATTCTTATATCGAAAAGGGAAAGAAAGCTGATTTCGGGAAAGATATTTTTCCTTCGGCCTTTGGCAATTTAGCCATGTTCGGTTACCACACAACCGAATACCTTAAGGATATGGGCACCCCGGACCGACTTCAGAAGGTAAACAAAGACCTTGAATCGGGGAAAATTGAGAGAAGCAGCTACAGGCATTTGCAGCCTGCTGTCTTTCTCGACAGGGACGGTGTTATCAATACCGAGCGAAGTTATATTAGCAAGCCTGAAGAGCTTGAAATATATGATTTCACTGCACCGGCGATCCGCAAGATAAACCAGGCAGGATATGTTTCTGTTGTGGTTACCAACCAAAGCGCTATCGCCCGTAACCTCTGCACCGAAGAGGATGTGCATACCATTCACAAAAAACTTGAGACCGTTCTTGGCGATCAGGGTGCCTGGCTTGATGCGATTTATTATTGCCCGCACCATCCCGATAAGGGATTCCCGGAGGAAAACCCGGTTTACAAAATCGAATGCGATTGCCGGAAACCTGCTACCGGCATGTTTAAGAAAGCCATTGAGAAATTTAGTATTGATCCCACGATTTCTTATATGATAGGTGATTCGGAACGGGATATCCAGGCCGGATTTAATGCAGGTTGTATTACAATTGGCGTCAGAACGGGGTATGGCATTCGCAAAACAAAGCTGATTCCCGATTACATGTTCAATGATCTTAAGGAAGCGGCTGATTTTATCACCGATGATCCTTTGGATCAGACCGCTGTAGAAATTCTTCAAAAGCTTGTACCCGTTAAAAAGCAGAGAAAATTAATTCTTGTGGGCGGAAACACTAGAAGTGGCAAAAGCACGCTGGCTTCCTATCTTCGGTTGCTTTTTAAAAGGAAAGGATATAAATCACTGCAGGTTTCACTCGATAACTGGTTGCTTGCCGAAGAGAACAGGACTCCCGGAATGAATGTGTATGACCGGTTTCAGCTTAAAAAGATTGAAAGTGACATCCGGAACCTTCTGTCAGGAAATTCAGTATTACTTTCAACATACACAAACCATGTGGAAAGGAAGCATCTTGAAGTTATATATAACGCTTCAGACAGCGATTTTATAATCATTGAAGGTGTTGTAGCGCTTAGTTCTTCAGTGCTACGTGATGCAGCCGACCTTAAAATATTCATCAATATCCCTACGGATTTGTTCCTTAAAAGAATGGAACACTATTATTCCTGGCGCGGATTATCCGGCCAGGAGACCACAGCGCTCATCAAAAAAAGAGAAGTGGATGAATATCAATTAATAGAAAAAGAAAGTAAATTAGCTGATCTGATCATTAATTCACCCGGTACATGATAATTACCCGCACTCCATTTCGTGTAAGCTTTGTCGGCGGAGGATCCGACATGGAAGCATTTTATACACGCTGCCCGGGTGCCGTGCTGAGCACAAGCATCAATAAATACATGTATATTTCATCTCACCGGTTCTTTTTTCCCGGTCAGCTAAGGGTGAAATATTCTGAAACAGAAACAGTAAACACAATTGACGAGCTTAAACACCCGCTTTTGAAAGAGGCTATGCGTAAAGCAGGCGTTAAAAGCGGCATTGAAATAAGCTCTATTGCTGATATTCCGTCAGGAACGGGTATGGGTTCTTCCTCATCATTCACTGTGGGATTACTGCATTGCCTTTATGCAGTGAAACGGCAATATGTCACTCATGAACAGCTTGCCCGCGAAGCCTGCCAGATTGAAATTGAAATCCTGGGTGAGCCCATCGGAAAACAGGACCAGTATGCCGCTGCATTTGGAGGACTCAACATTATCCATTTTAATTCAGACGGGAATGTGGTTGTGGAGCCCCTCTATATTAAAAATGAAGTATACCGGAACCTGCAGCAGAACCTTGTCATGTTTTATGTAGGTAATCAGCGTAAGGCATCCGATATACTGTCGGAACAAAAGAAGAACGTTTCACAGGAGGATAAATTCAATATACTTAAATCGATGGTCGGTCTTGTGGGCGATCTGAGAAACAGTCTTTATTCCGGTGAACTGGAGAGTTTCGGAGAAATTCTTCATGAAAACTGGATTCTGAAACAGAAACTGGCTTCGCAAATCAGCAACAGCCAGATTGATGAAATTTATAAAGCCGGATTAAATGCCGGGGCAACGGGAGGAAAACTGCTCGGCGCCGGTGGCGGAGGTTTCATGCTATTCTATTGCGATGAAAGCAAACAACAAAAGCTTCTGGATGACTTGAAACCACTTGAAAAGTTCGATTTTGCATTTGATCGTGAAGGTTCTAAAGTAATTTATTTTGCGGATGAAGAATTCTGAATTTAATACCTATTTCGATAAGGTTTCAGATACGCTGGCCCGGATTGACACGGATTCCTTAATGAAACTGGTCGGTCTGCTGCTGAAATCAAGAGAAGAAGGCAGCCATGTCTATATTTTCGGAAATGGTGGAAGCGGGGCTACGGCATCCCATGTGACCGGCGACTTTCTGAAAGGAATTTCATACGGCCTTGACAAGCGATTCAAAGTACAATGCCTTAACGACAATATTTCAGGAATGATGGCTATTTCAAATGACCTCAGTTATGAGGAAATTTTTATTGAACAGCTCAGGGCATTTCTGAAAAAGGATGATGTTGTCATCGGTATTTCAGGCAGCGGAAATTCAGCCAATGTGGTTAAGGCCATGGAGTATGCCCGTTCACAGGGAGCAGTTACAGTGGCATTCTGCGGATACAAAGGCGGAAAGATAAAAGACATTGCCGATATTGTAATTCATGCACCTGTACAAGACATGGAAGTCACCGAGGATGTTCATATCATTATCTTTCATGCCATCAAACAGGTAATGATGAAAGAACTGAAAGGCGACAATTTTTCGATGGGAAGCACCTATGACGCCAGAGTTCAGTAGGCTGGATGCCGGATGCTGGATACTGGAAACTGGATGCCTGCGGTCCCATCCGTCTCATAGGTCTCATAGGTCCCATAAATGAACACTGAACATCGAACACCGATTTAAGATTTTAGAAGATTAACAAAAACATCGAACAAGGAACACCGTTTTAAGATTTAAGAAGTTCTTACTAACAGACTAACACACTAACAGACTATAAAATGTTCTTTTCAGTTGTTGTCCCTACGTATTGCAGGCCTGATGAAGTCACTGAACTTTTAGCAAGCCTTGAAAAGCAGGAACTGAAAGATTTTGAGATTATCCTTGCCGATGGCAGTCCCGACAATTCTGTCGCCCTTGTGTCAGAACCCTTTAAAAACAGGGTGTCATTAAAGCATCTTCATAAACCGAAGCTTGGCATCAGCGAATCACGGAACTGGGGTGTAGAAAACGCATCCGGTGAAATGATCGTATTTTTCGATTCGGATTGCGTAATTCCTCCGCAGTATTTCGGTACGGTAAAGCAATATCTTTCGGCCGATCCCCTTGATGCCTACGGTGGTCCCGACAGGGCCGACGAGTCATTCAGCAGTCAGCAAAAGGCGATTAGCTATGCCATGACTTCCTTTTTTACAACAGGTGGAATCAGGGGAAGAAAAAGGCATGCCGGCCATTATCAGCCCAGGAGCTTCAATATGGGCATCCGCAGGTCGGTTTTTAATGCACTTGGCGGTTTCAGCGGGTTAAAAGTTTCGGAAGATATTGACCTGAGTATGCGTCTGAAGAAAGGCGGTTACAGGTCGGGCCTGATAGAAGACGCCTATGTGTATCATAAAAGACGTTCCACTTTCTACAAATTCTTCAGGCAGGTCATGTCATTCGGAAGTGGCCGCATTGACCTTCAGCTCAGGCATGGTGATGCACTGAAACCTGTTCATACCCTTCCTGCTTTGTTTGTTATTTATGTTGTGGCAGGATTGCTTGCCGGGCTTATATTTAAGCCGCTTCTTGTTCTTTGGGCTTCATCACTGCTGGTTTATATACTGGCTGTGTTTATGGATTCAACCATTCAGAACAGGAGTATTAAAATCGGGTTCCTCAGTATATATGCCACCTTTGTGATGCTTTTCGGATATGGTTTTGGAATGATCAGGGCTGCATTTGCCCGTTTTATCCTGGGGAGTAAAATAGAAAGCGAAAAGCCGGAGATTACGAAGGAAGCGTAGAACAGCGTCCGTCATCGGGTGTAGGAACACCTTATTAAGGATCACCCAATGATATGACAACCATGGGCTTTCACGAATAGCTACGAAGTAGCGAGATCTGAATAACCGCGGGTGAAACCCGTGGATTATGATGCCAGCAGACAAGAACCCTGAAAGGGTTCAATTTCAATTATGCATTATTCAACTCTTTCAGAGTTGTGTTCGTGATCGTAGCACCGGACCACGGGTTTCACCCGCGGTTATTCAAATTGAACCCTTTCAGGGTTATTCATTAGCATACAACGAATTACGAAAAGTCGTCATTAGTAGGAGCCGGTGAGATCCATGATTATAGTAATTAACTGATGCGACGAAGCAATCTTCCCGAACAGGAAGGGCGCTGCAAAGTGATAAATCAGTTTCAGACTCTCTTGGCCAGGGTCCGCCTGTGCCAGCAGATTGCTTCGTCGCAATTACATTTCTGTTATAATCATTGATAATCTGGCTCCTCGCAATGACGGGGCTTTGTCAGATCTCCTTCTCAATATAATACTCATTCCTGCTTGAAGAGGAGCGGGAAACAAGTTCGCCAAGGAATCCTGCCGTGAACAGCTGCATTCCGATGATCATTGAAGTGAGGGCTATATAAAAATAGGGACTTTGGGTAACCAGTTTTGCCCTGATGTGATGGGCAACGGATAGGAGCTTTTCAATACCCAGGTAGCTGGCCATCACGAGACCGATAAAAAACATGAGAGAGCCCAGGAGACCGAAAAAATGCATGGGCCTGCGGCCAAACCTTGATATAAAGCTTATTGAAAGTAGATCGAGGTAGCCGTTGATGAACCGCTCCAGTCCGAACTTGGTCTTACCAAACTGCCTTTTCCGGTGTTGCACGACTTTTTCACCGATCTTCTTAAATCCGGCCTTTTTGGCGATGATGGGAATATACCGGTGCATCTCGCCGTAAACCTCAATAGCTTTCACCACTTCATTCCGGTATGCCTTTAACCCGCAGTTGAAATCATGCAGCTTAATGCCGCTGAAAACCCGTGCTGACCAGTTATAGAGTTTACTCGGAATATTTTTCGTGAATGTATTGTCGTATCTTTTTTTCTTCCAGCCAGACACCAGGTCAAACCGGTCGTTCATAATCATGGAATAGAGGCCGGGAATTTCATCCGGACTATCCTGGAGGTCAGCATCCATTGTAATAACCACATGTCCTGCCGCAACGCGGAAAGCACAATGCAGCGCAGCCGATTTCCCGTAATTTCTGCGAAATTTAATGCCCCTTATGGTTTTATATTCGCTTGCCAGTTTTTCAATGATATTCCATGAACCATCGTCGCTGCCGTCATCCACCATAATTACCTCGTATGAATAGTTGTTGTCAACCATTACGCGGTTAATCCATTCCACAAGTATAGGCAGCGATTCGGCTTCATTATACAATGGAACAACTACTGAAATGTCAGGATTCATGGGCATAATTTTAAATTATCTGGAGACGGGATTCTGATTTTTCTTTGTGAATGAGGCAACAATAAGCGAAAGTATGGTTCCGAAGATGAATGTTGAATAAATGTTGCTGAAAAAATTAGGTAACGGACTAGAATTTGACTGGGATTTTTCAATCATATCCATCAATTCATCAATATTTTTCTGGGGAGTACCAGCCAGGTTCATCCAGGTAAAAAACGAGCTTTTGAACGCCTCAACCATTTTATTTGCATAACCCGGATCAATATATAAATTAAAAACCAGATCATAAAAACCGGATAAAACGGTTTCAAAAATAAGTATAAGAAGTCCGACATATAAAGCCTGGAAGAAAGTGATGGAACCGCCAAGGATTTTATCCCGGTAATTTTTCATTCCGGTTGAAACAAAAACAATAACAACTGCAAATTTAAGAAGCGCCAGCAATACCATCCTTGAAACTGAGGCCGTAGGCATATAGCCAAACAGATACATGAGCAGGGATGAAACAATGGAAAGACCTCCGAGGATCGCACCATAGGTCATTGTAAACTGCAGCATCGAAGGTTTTTTATCCATGTAATTACGCTTGTATTTTAAAGGCCCGACAAAAATAGAAATTTTAAACGTATGCTCAGGCTTTGTAAATTTATAAAAAGTTCATAGTTTTGCACCCGCCGGGTAAGTCTCATACGGCCAGCTCCTGCTGAACTCCCCCAGGTTCGGAAGGAAGCAAGGGTAGGCGGTTGTAGCGGCGCGATATGATAAGCTTACCCGGTTTTTGTTTTTAGTCTGCTTGACTGTTAGTCTTTTAGTCTGTTAGGCAAAAGACCAACCACAGAACTTTTTTCCGAGACTAACAGACTAACAGACTACAGACTAACAGACTACTTCAAAGCCTTAATCACCTCATCCGGAGCCTGCACCAGCTCAACCAAAACACCTTCGCTGCATAACGGGAATTGCTCGTTGCCCTTGGGATGGATAAAGCAAACATCATATCCGGCCGCGCCTTTGCGAATTCCACCTGGAGTGAAACGTACACCCTGAGCCGTAAGCCATTCCACAGCTTTTGCCAGGTCATCAATCCACAATCCTATATGATTTAATTTGGGTTCATGAACCTTAGGTGATTTTTCAGGATCAATAGGTTGCATTATATCAACCTCCACTGCAAATGGTCCTTTTCCTATTCTGAGTATATCCTCGTCAACGTTTTCGCGCTCACTTTTAAAGGTGTTGACTTTTTCAAGTCCCATAATATTCACCCAAAAATTTTCGAGTCTTGTTTTCGACTCATTTCCAATGGCAATCTGTTGAATTCCTAATACTTTAAAAGGTCTCATAGTGTGTAAGTTTTTTAAGAGCACGAAAATAAGTAATAAATGAGTTAATTTTCCGCATTATTTTCCTGAAAATACATGAAGAAACTTATTACCTTCCTTTTAAGACGTATTCCGCGTCCGTGGCTCATCCGGTTCAGTCTTGTATTTATGCGGTTTGCCGCAGTTTTCTACCGTGGGAACAAAGTGGAATGCCCCGTTTGCGAAGGTCGTTTCAGTAAGTTCCTGCCTTATGGCTATGTTAAAGCCAGGGAAAATGTATTGTGCCCGCAGTGCCTGTCGCTCGAAAGGCACCGGTTATTGTGGCTATACCTTAAAAACAGGACCCGTTTTTTTTCAGATCCGCTGAGTGTACTGCATGTAGCGCCGGAGCAATGCTTTTACAAGCGTTTCAGGAAACTAAAAAATCTCAACTATATTACAGCTGACCTGGAATCACCCATTGCCAATGTGAAAATGGATATCCAACAGATCCCTTTTCCTGATGATCAATTTGATGTGGTCATCTGTAATCATGTGCTGGAGCATGTTCCTGACGACACCAAAGCGATTGGTGAAATATTCAGGGTTCTGAAACGGGGAGGATTCGCCATTATGCAGGTTCCCACTGCCTATGATATGGAGAAGACGATTGAAGATCCGTCAATCACCGATCCGGCTGAACGCCAGCGTTTGTTTCATCAGCATGATCATTTCAGGCTGTATGGAAAAGATTACCTGCAACGTGTGATGGCAGCGGGTTTTGTTACCGGTGAACAAAACTACCTGCTTACCATTCCTGAGGAACAACGGCAGAAATTCAGGTTGCCTGAAATGGAATATATGTATGGATATTATAAACCATAAAATTTAACGATTTATAAAACAAATAGTTGACATAAAATTGAATGAAAAAATTTGAATTTTTGTAGTTTTTTTTCGCATAATGCAGAATTGAAATAATTATTTATTTATATTTGCCCAGTAATTAAAAACATGAGAAATATCATTATTATCGTGAACGTCCTTATCCTCGTGGTCCTTCAGAAACCGAGGTGAGAATGGTTTACGATAATCTGAGATAAAACAGAGCCATTCTTACCGGAAAGAATGGCTTTTTTAATTTAAAAAAAGTATTAAATAAAAGATATTCAACGATATGAAGATCCCACTGAGAAGTTCAGCCACAACTGAAGGCCGCAGAATGGCCGGTGCCAGAAGCTTATGGCGCGCTACCGGAATGAGAGAAGACCAAATGGGAAAGCCCATTATTGCTGTGGTAAATTCGTTTACTCAATTTGTGCCGGGACATACCCATCTTCACCAGATAGGCCAGGAAGTAAAAGCCTGGATCGAAAAGGAAGGATGTTATGCTGCTGAATTCAATACAATTGCCATTGACGACGGGATTGCCATGGGCCACGACGGTATGCTGTATTCACTGCCTTCGCGCGACCTGATTGCCGACAGCGTTGAATACATGTGCAATGCCCATAAGGTTGACGGTATGATTTGTATCAGCAACTGTGACAAGATCACCCCGGGTATGCTTATGGCGGCCATGCGACTGAATATCCCCGCTGTTTTTGTTTCGGGTGGACCCATGGAAGCCGGAGTCGTCGGGAAAAAGAAGATGGACCTCATTGATGCCATGGTTATGGCAGCCGATGATAATGTATCGGAGGAAGAACTTTCCGTTGTTGAGCGTGAGGCCTGTCCCACCTGCGGTTCCTGTTCAGGAATGTTTACCGCCAATTCAATGAACTGCCTTAATGAGGCCATTGGCCTGGCCCTGGCTGGTAACGGCACTATAGTGGCGACCCATAAAAACAGGCTGGCCCTGTTTGAAAGAGCGGCCAAACAAATTGCCCTTATCACCAAAAAATATTACGGTGAAGGTGATGCCTCGGTATTGCCGAGGTCCGTTGGCACCCGTGCCGCTTTCATGAATGCCATGGCACTTGACATTGCCATGGGCGGATCGACAAACACCGTTCTTCACCTGCTGGCCATCGCCCGCGAAGCTGAGGTCGATTTCACCATGAAAGATATTGATGAACTCTCCCGCAAAATACCCGTTCTCTGCAAAGTTGCACCCAGTTCGCATTATCATGTTGAAGATGTAAACCGGGCAGGTGGTATTCTCGGTATTATGGGTGAACTTGACAGGGCCGGTCTTGTAGACACTTCAGTTAAAAGAGTGGATCTCCTTACTCTTAAGGAAGCCATAACGACCTTTGATATAACATTACCCACTGCAACAGCCGAGGCAAAAGAAATTTATGCCAGCGCACCTGCAGGCATCAAAAACCTTAAAATGGGCAGCCAGGGCGTTATGTACAAGCAACCTGACCTTGACAGGCAGAACGGATGTATACGTGATCTTGAACACTGTTATTTCAGAGATGGAGGACTTGCTGTACTTTATGGAAATATTGCGCGCGATGGCTGTGTGGTTAAAACCGCCGGGGTGGATGAATCCATCTTTAACTTCAGAGGTACCGCGAAAGTTTTTGAATCACAGGATGAAGCCTGTGACGGAATCCTCGATGGAAGGGTTAATGCCGGTGATGTGGTTGTTATCCGGTATGAAGGACCCAAAGGCGGACCCGGCATGCAGGAAATGCTCTATCCTACATCATACATCAAATCAAAAGGCCTTGGTAAAAGCTGTGCATTGCTTACCGACGGTAGGTTTTCCGGCGGTACATCAGGACTTTCAATAGGCCATGTTTCTCCTGAAGCTGCCTCAGGCGGTGAGATCGGGCTGTTACAGGACAATGATATAATTGAAATCAATATTCCGGGTAGGGCCGTTAATGTGGTGCTCCCGCAGGGGGAGCTTGAACGTCGCAAACAAAAAGAGGAAAGCAGGGGTAATAAGGCTTTTACTCCCGCTGACCGCAACAGAACCATTTCCAAAGCTCTACAGGCATATGCCAGTATGGTTATGTCGGCTGATAAAGGAGCAGTGAGGGAAATTAAAGGCTGTTGATCCCTTATATATTAAGTTAATTTATTTCAAAAATATCCGTCATGAAAGCAACGAAAGAAATAGAAACTCCTATAGATATTCCCAAAAAAGTAAGGGTTACTGGTGCCGAAGCCATTATGATGAGCCTTATCCATGAAGGCGTTGACACCATATTCGGTTACCCGGGCGGGGCTATTATGCCTGTTTACGATGCACTTATGAACTATACAGAACAGTTGCGTCATATTCTTACCCGCCACGAACAGGGTGCCATTCACGCCGCCCAGGGTTACGCAAGGGTTACCGGTAAAGTGGGCGTTTGCATGGCCACTTCGGGACCCGGTGCTACAAACCTTATCACAGGAATCGCTGACGCGCAGATTGATTCCACACC
This genomic window from Bacteroidales bacterium contains:
- a CDS encoding NUDIX domain-containing protein, coding for MTPQPNHFVIRVYGLVLNKTAQILLSDEYLFNQRMTKFPGGGLEFGEGPEDCIRREAIEEFGQEIEIIQHFYTTGFYQPALFFENHQLLSIYYIIKFREKPLFRISEKHFDFNEINGSQSFRWASLDELTEEDLTFPVDRYVLNLLKENHRENISRWGHI
- the tnpA gene encoding IS200/IS605 family transposase, which gives rise to MANTYTQLYVQLIFAVQGRLNLIHENIRDELEKYMCGIVKNNKSKALALFCNPDHVHFLIGLHPTMSVSDMVREIKSNSTSFINDKKWIMGKFCWQDGFSAFTYSKSQIDAVSKYILDQPQHHKKKTFREEYLDLLKKWEMQYDDRYVFDFYD
- a CDS encoding glycosyltransferase family 2 protein; translated protein: MNPDISVVVPLYNEAESLPILVEWINRVMVDNNYSYEVIMVDDGSDDGSWNIIEKLASEYKTIRGIKFRRNYGKSAALHCAFRVAAGHVVITMDADLQDSPDEIPGLYSMIMNDRFDLVSGWKKKRYDNTFTKNIPSKLYNWSARVFSGIKLHDFNCGLKAYRNEVVKAIEVYGEMHRYIPIIAKKAGFKKIGEKVVQHRKRQFGKTKFGLERFINGYLDLLSISFISRFGRRPMHFFGLLGSLMFFIGLVMASYLGIEKLLSVAHHIRAKLVTQSPYFYIALTSMIIGMQLFTAGFLGELVSRSSSSRNEYYIEKEI
- a CDS encoding DUF4199 domain-containing protein, which produces MDKKPSMLQFTMTYGAILGGLSIVSSLLMYLFGYMPTASVSRMVLLALLKFAVVIVFVSTGMKNYRDKILGGSITFFQALYVGLLILIFETVLSGFYDLVFNLYIDPGYANKMVEAFKSSFFTWMNLAGTPQKNIDELMDMIEKSQSNSSPLPNFFSNIYSTFIFGTILSLIVASFTKKNQNPVSR
- a CDS encoding glycosyltransferase, with the translated sequence MFFSVVVPTYCRPDEVTELLASLEKQELKDFEIILADGSPDNSVALVSEPFKNRVSLKHLHKPKLGISESRNWGVENASGEMIVFFDSDCVIPPQYFGTVKQYLSADPLDAYGGPDRADESFSSQQKAISYAMTSFFTTGGIRGRKRHAGHYQPRSFNMGIRRSVFNALGGFSGLKVSEDIDLSMRLKKGGYRSGLIEDAYVYHKRRSTFYKFFRQVMSFGSGRIDLQLRHGDALKPVHTLPALFVIYVVAGLLAGLIFKPLLVLWASSLLVYILAVFMDSTIQNRSIKIGFLSIYATFVMLFGYGFGMIRAAFARFILGSKIESEKPEITKEA
- a CDS encoding SIS domain-containing protein — translated: MKNSEFNTYFDKVSDTLARIDTDSLMKLVGLLLKSREEGSHVYIFGNGGSGATASHVTGDFLKGISYGLDKRFKVQCLNDNISGMMAISNDLSYEEIFIEQLRAFLKKDDVVIGISGSGNSANVVKAMEYARSQGAVTVAFCGYKGGKIKDIADIVIHAPVQDMEVTEDVHIIIFHAIKQVMMKELKGDNFSMGSTYDARVQ
- a CDS encoding HAD-IIIA family hydrolase — encoded protein: MKAVILAGGKGTRLGEFTREIPKPMIPIGNKPLLHHQVDLLVQNGITDIIILVNYLKDPIMSYFSDGSSFGARITYYEEKEPLGTTGGIREIEHLLTEDYLVLYGDVMVNMDITRLINFHSQRKSECTLVLHPNDHPFDSDLVETDPTDRVIAFHPKPHNKGEWYHNLVNAGVYVFSPAIHSYIEKGKKADFGKDIFPSAFGNLAMFGYHTTEYLKDMGTPDRLQKVNKDLESGKIERSSYRHLQPAVFLDRDGVINTERSYISKPEELEIYDFTAPAIRKINQAGYVSVVVTNQSAIARNLCTEEDVHTIHKKLETVLGDQGAWLDAIYYCPHHPDKGFPEENPVYKIECDCRKPATGMFKKAIEKFSIDPTISYMIGDSERDIQAGFNAGCITIGVRTGYGIRKTKLIPDYMFNDLKEAADFITDDPLDQTAVEILQKLVPVKKQRKLILVGGNTRSGKSTLASYLRLLFKRKGYKSLQVSLDNWLLAEENRTPGMNVYDRFQLKKIESDIRNLLSGNSVLLSTYTNHVERKHLEVIYNASDSDFIIIEGVVALSSSVLRDAADLKIFINIPTDLFLKRMEHYYSWRGLSGQETTALIKKREVDEYQLIEKESKLADLIINSPGT